The DNA sequence CGAGCAAAGCGATAAAGCCGATGACGCGCTGGTCCTGTTCCATGACCCAGGTTTCAGCGTTGGGCAAATAGAGCTCGGGGATATTCCGCCGTTCCTGATCCAGAAAATTATCGGTGAGAAACGGGTGCGCCAGACGCGTGGCACTCTCCCAGGCAGCAAGCAGGTCTTGCAGGTCGTCAGCCTGGTGTTCACGAACAGTTCGATTCATCTTCATTGCGCCGGTTTTGATTTAGCAGGAAGTGGTTGAGCTACCCCTAAGGGGGCAGTGCAGGAGACATCCTGCAGACAACGGAACCGGGAAAAGGTTCGGGTTGAGTTGGGAGGTTAACGAGGCGGTTGGGGGGATCGAATTATCCAAGTAGAGGTTCTAGATCCCTGCGCTCAGCGAGTGGTTGTTTGTGCCTACTGATTCTCAGGCAGCAGTCCGATAAATTCACCATCTTCATCGAAGAGTGATTCATGGGTGACAAGATTAGAGAAAAGCTGTGAAAAGTTTTCCGCAACATATAAAGTGTCTCCCGATTCCGATTCTAGGAAGACGATTGCTGGTTCTGATTTTGTTTTCCGATAGTCGAATGCAATCCAGGTATGACCATCACCATCGAGCAACACGAAGCCCCCGGGTAATTTCCATTCTTCTGTCATGTATTCCGTTTTCAATACGCTTCCATGACCGTTTCCGATTCCGTGAATGCCGGTAATTGAAATATGCCCATGATCAACATAGGGAGCGAGATGGGAGGGAATTTCCTGCTTCGGTATTGGAATGTATTCGCCGAGTGTTGTACCGCCGTTCTTCTCTCTGAGAGCAGAAACATAGTCAGCAGGGAATCTCACATTCAGGCGACTTTCAGCATCTGAAAGCATTGTGCCTGTAAGTGGATCATTCCAGGCTGGTTGATTGAGGTCCCACATGTAACTGTCTCGTTAGAGTTCGTATGGAGTCTTTATTTGTTATCCTGTCTGGTTGGCAATACGTTTATCCGATTTCCTCATCCACGATTTCAATCTCCGCAGCCCATTTCCAGAAGAAGTAAGCAAGATAGCTGAGTGACGAGATCATAACTACGAAGAACAATAAATTCAGGGATGACTTCACGGAAAGCTGCCAATAGTTTAAAGCAAACACTAATACTCCGACTGAGATGAGGGAAAAGGCTGCCAGGTAAATTAGCAATTCGAACCAGTATGCTGGTTTTTTCAAGTCGTATTTATGTGGCGGATAAACAAGCTTTTGACGCTTAATTTCCTTTCCGTTTTTGCTTAACGTACATACAACAGGCCCCTTGAAAATGCTGACCATTTTCAAAGAGGTGTTATAACTGTCCTCTCCAATCTGGAAATTGTTGGAAGAACGCGTGGTGATATTTCTAGTAGACGATACCAGGGTTCCATCAACGAACACCTTTTCTGAACCGGATAACGAACTGAACCACGCCTCGATGTTTCTGCCCTCATCGTCAAACGTAAATGAGTACCCTTTCAGAAAACTAAATGCTTTTGGTTTGCTCATCTATGCGTTTTCTTGTTGATATAAATTCAAAGTGTGGAGGGACTGAATCATTCCACGCTTCGATCGTCCCATATGCTGCATAGAATTCAGCATACTATGAATACTTCGCAGGGAGAATATGAGACAGAATTATTTTCTGAATGGACTGCGCGACAGGGAGAGACGCAGATCTGCTTCCTCGAATGGCCAGGGGCCTTGCAGGTCGGATTCGATCCAGGTGTTGAGGCGGGTGAAGAGTTCGTCCTGGTGATTGATGGTTGTCCCGGTGCGTTTATCAAAGCGGGCGAGCTTGAGAAACAGTGTTCGGGCCTGGGCCGGGTGGGGGCATTTCTGATAGATTTGCTTTTGTGTGTGCGGTCCGAGGGGGAGCCAGCTGAACTGTCCTGAAGCCAGCCTGCCTGATTGCCAGGTTCCGACCTGCCAGCCAAAGAGATCGTAACCACC is a window from the Gimesia benthica genome containing:
- a CDS encoding SMI1/KNR4 family protein; this translates as MWDLNQPAWNDPLTGTMLSDAESRLNVRFPADYVSALREKNGGTTLGEYIPIPKQEIPSHLAPYVDHGHISITGIHGIGNGHGSVLKTEYMTEEWKLPGGFVLLDGDGHTWIAFDYRKTKSEPAIVFLESESGDTLYVAENFSQLFSNLVTHESLFDEDGEFIGLLPENQ